A window from Acinonyx jubatus isolate Ajub_Pintada_27869175 chromosome E1, VMU_Ajub_asm_v1.0, whole genome shotgun sequence encodes these proteins:
- the DCAKD gene encoding dephospho-CoA kinase domain-containing protein isoform X1 → MFLVGLTGGIASGKSSVIQVFQQLGCAVVDVDVIARHVVQPGYPAHRRIVEAFGTEVLLENGNIDRKVLGDLIFNQPDRRHLLNTITHPEIRKEMMKETFKYFLRGYRYVILDIPLLFETKKLLKYMKHTVVVYCDRDTQLARLMRRNHLNREDAEARIKAQLPLKDKARMAHHVLDNSGEWSVTKRQVILLHAELERSLEYLPLRLGVLTGLAGIAGLLYLLARYLLPSP, encoded by the exons ATGTTCCTGGTGGGCCTGACAGGGGGCATCGCCTCAGGCAAGAGCTCGGTGATCCAGGTGTTCCAGCAGCTGGGTTGTGCGGTGGTTGATGTTGACGTCATCGCCCGGCACG TTGTCCAGCCAGGATACCCCGCCCACCGGCGCATCGTGGAGGCCTTTGGCACCGAGGTCTTGCTGGAGAATGGTAACATCGATCGCAAGGTCCTAGGGGACCTGATCTTCAACCAGCCCGACCGGCGGCATCTACTCAACACCATCACCCACCCTGAGATCCGCAAGGAAATGATGAAGGAGACCTTCAAGTACTTCCTCCGAG GATATCGCTATGTGATTCTGGATATCCCCCTGCTGTTTGAGACCAAGAAGCTTCTCAAGTACATGAAGCACACAGTGGTGGTGTACTG TGACCGGGACACACAGCTGGCGAGGCTGATGCGGCGGAACCACCTGAACCGCGAGGACGCGGAGGCCCGGATCAAGGCCCAGCTGCCCCTGAAAGACAAGGCCCGCATGGCCCACCACGTCCTAGACAACTCGGGGGAGTGGAGCGTCACCAAACGCCAGGTGATCCTCCTGCATGCTGAGCTGGAGCGCTCCCTGGAGTACCTGCCACTGAGGCTGGGGGTCCTGACAGGTCTAGCCGGCATTGCGGGCCTCCTCTACCTGCTCGCCCGCtacctcctgccctccccctag